The following are encoded together in the Candidatus Bandiella woodruffii genome:
- a CDS encoding polyprenyl synthetase family protein yields the protein MKEFMDIKTRWNEVNALVRMNMEKMLFEKEHAKEGVIVEAMRYMLLSEGKMLRPFLVCIVNEMFGLSTDLVISGATAIEMIHTYTLIHDDLPAMDNDDYRRGKLSCHKKYGEAIAILAGDALLTLAFQLLVDTNVEPQIKLKLIKDTTELIGYKGIIAGQVLDLLAKKQKLDADELKKMRILKTSNLFMASCRYSATINNANAAELNALDNYAKSLGLAYQIKDDIEDGDELQSNFMLNDIVNESLNYLDIFGKKAKVLRDFTSYLFK from the coding sequence ATGAAAGAATTTATGGACATCAAAACTCGGTGGAATGAAGTCAATGCACTGGTCCGGATGAATATGGAGAAGATGCTGTTTGAAAAGGAGCATGCAAAAGAGGGTGTAATTGTCGAAGCGATGAGATACATGCTACTTAGCGAAGGAAAAATGTTGAGGCCTTTTTTAGTTTGCATAGTTAATGAAATGTTTGGCTTAAGTACAGATTTAGTAATTAGTGGAGCAACTGCCATTGAGATGATTCATACATACACATTGATACACGATGACTTGCCAGCGATGGATAATGATGATTATAGGCGTGGGAAATTATCTTGCCATAAAAAATATGGCGAAGCGATAGCAATTCTTGCTGGTGATGCATTGCTTACATTGGCGTTTCAGCTTTTGGTAGATACAAACGTGGAGCCGCAAATAAAATTAAAGTTAATCAAAGATACAACTGAGCTCATAGGTTATAAAGGCATAATAGCTGGCCAGGTGTTGGATTTGCTTGCAAAAAAACAAAAATTAGATGCTGATGAACTAAAAAAGATGAGGATTTTGAAAACCTCCAATCTATTTATGGCCTCTTGCAGGTATTCAGCTACTATTAACAACGCGAATGCAGCAGAGTTAAATGCTTTGGATAATTATGCAAAGAGTCTCGGCCTTGCATATCAAATTAAGGATGATATAGAAGACGGAGACGAACTCCAAAGTAACTTTATGTTAAACGATATAGTAAATGAATCGTTGAATTATCTTGATATTTTTGGTAAAAAAGCAAAGGTCCTTAGAGATTTTACCAGCTACCTGTTTAAGTGA
- a CDS encoding cytochrome b, with translation MKKTTTSISDSIINWIEYRLPIFSFIKHSSEYQVPKNLNYAWSFGSMAGIALVFQIITGLFLAMQYTPHVKMAFDSVENIMRNVNYGWLIRYMHAVGASMFFATIYIHMARGLYYGSYKSPRELVWFFGLFIFVATMATAFMGYVLPWGQMSYWGANVITNLFSAIPFVGDDVVIWLWGGFSVDNPTLNRFFALHFLLPFVIVGLIIVHIIALHVHGSNNPTGVEIKSKRDSIAFHPYYTIKDFFGFGIFFMIYFYFVFFQPNMLGHPDNYIEANPLVTPAHIVPEWYFLPFYAILRSIPDKLAGVVAMFGAIVILFALPWLDRCKVKSARYRPLFRIFTYMFFVNFIILGYLGGEVAEEPYITFSQISMGWYFSHFLIILPLLSKFEKTKPLPDSISMS, from the coding sequence ATGAAGAAAACCACAACAAGCATCTCAGATTCTATTATAAACTGGATTGAATATAGGTTGCCGATATTTAGTTTTATCAAACACTCTTCAGAGTATCAAGTGCCTAAAAACCTTAATTACGCCTGGAGTTTTGGCTCTATGGCTGGAATCGCTTTGGTCTTCCAAATAATAACAGGGCTGTTTTTGGCAATGCAATACACCCCCCATGTAAAAATGGCGTTCGACAGTGTTGAAAACATTATGAGGAACGTTAATTATGGGTGGTTAATCCGATATATGCATGCAGTGGGAGCATCAATGTTTTTTGCAACTATTTACATTCATATGGCCAGAGGGCTTTATTACGGCTCATACAAATCTCCACGTGAGTTGGTGTGGTTTTTCGGGTTATTTATATTCGTGGCTACCATGGCAACAGCGTTTATGGGATACGTATTGCCTTGGGGGCAGATGAGCTATTGGGGGGCTAATGTGATAACCAATTTGTTCTCCGCAATCCCTTTTGTTGGAGATGATGTAGTAATATGGTTATGGGGCGGTTTTTCAGTGGATAATCCTACGCTTAACAGATTTTTTGCACTTCATTTTTTGTTACCATTCGTGATTGTTGGTCTTATAATAGTCCATATTATCGCGCTCCATGTACATGGATCTAACAACCCAACAGGTGTTGAGATAAAGTCCAAGAGGGATTCAATAGCTTTCCATCCTTATTACACGATCAAGGATTTCTTTGGTTTTGGTATATTCTTCATGATATACTTTTACTTCGTGTTTTTCCAACCAAACATGCTTGGGCATCCAGATAATTACATCGAAGCCAATCCTCTTGTAACTCCAGCACACATAGTACCAGAGTGGTATTTTCTTCCATTCTACGCAATTTTACGATCTATTCCGGATAAACTTGCCGGGGTGGTTGCTATGTTTGGGGCAATTGTTATACTATTTGCTTTGCCGTGGCTTGATAGATGCAAAGTAAAAAGCGCTAGATACCGTCCTCTGTTCAGAATTTTTACATATATGTTTTTTGTTAACTTTATCATTTTGGGATATTTAGGTGGTGAGGTTGCAGAAGAACCTTACATCACGTTTAGTCAGATATCTATGGGATGGTATTTTAGCCATTTCTTGATAATTTTGCCACTGTTATCCAAGTTCGAGAAAACAAAGCCCTTACCTGATTCTATCAGCATGAGTTAA
- the petA gene encoding ubiquinol-cytochrome c reductase iron-sulfur subunit, with amino-acid sequence MQDKEKETNEEEKSSRRDFFVMSATAVACVGAAAAAIPIISSLGPDKGVLAAGSTEVDISNIKPGETHTVMWRGKPVFITNRTPEEIQEAEGVNVAELRDPQEDKDRVKPGKAEWLVTIGICTHLGCVPIGNKGEFGGWFCPCHGSHYDSSGRIRKGPAPKNLAVPPYEFISDTKIKIG; translated from the coding sequence ATGCAAGATAAAGAAAAAGAGACAAACGAAGAAGAAAAATCTTCCAGACGAGACTTCTTTGTGATGAGTGCAACAGCAGTTGCATGCGTTGGCGCAGCTGCCGCTGCAATCCCAATCATAAGCTCTTTGGGTCCAGACAAAGGGGTCCTGGCAGCAGGCAGTACTGAAGTTGATATATCAAACATAAAACCAGGGGAGACTCACACAGTGATGTGGCGAGGAAAACCTGTTTTCATCACCAACAGAACACCTGAAGAAATTCAGGAAGCCGAAGGTGTTAATGTGGCTGAGTTAAGGGATCCACAAGAGGATAAAGACAGAGTTAAGCCTGGTAAAGCTGAATGGCTAGTAACAATAGGAATATGCACACACCTTGGATGCGTTCCGATTGGTAATAAAGGCGAGTTTGGCGGTTGGTTTTGCCCATGCCATGGGTCTCATTATGATAGCTCAGGCAGAATTCGGAAAGGGCCTGCACCCAAAAATCTGGCTGTTCCACCGTATGAGTTCATTAGTGATACCAAGATTAAAATAGGATAA
- a CDS encoding IS1 family transposase, producing the protein MWKAYSRELKRVVAWVVGKRNVTTFRKLWKIISRDNCTYYTDDWSVYSEVIPRHQHVVGKQHTLSIESNNSNTRHRIARMTRKTKVVSKSEEVVDLTIKLWLHFEDNNNFLSEQGNFISIFG; encoded by the coding sequence ATATGGAAAGCCTATAGTAGGGAGCTCAAGAGAGTTGTTGCCTGGGTGGTTGGTAAGCGTAACGTTACAACCTTTAGAAAATTGTGGAAAATCATAAGTAGAGATAATTGCACTTATTACACAGACGATTGGTCTGTTTATTCAGAGGTTATACCTCGCCATCAACATGTTGTTGGCAAACAACATACACTCTCAATTGAGTCCAATAACTCAAACACAAGGCACAGAATTGCAAGAATGACCAGAAAAACAAAGGTAGTTTCAAAATCTGAAGAAGTTGTCGATCTTACGATTAAGCTCTGGCTACATTTTGAGGATAACAATAATTTCCTAAGTGAGCAGGGCAATTTTATATCTATCTTTGGCTAA
- a CDS encoding IS5 family transposase (programmed frameshift), whose protein sequence is MDLGLHRHDITDNMWDLIKDHLPGREGTWGGLAHNNRRFINAVFWILRTGSPWRDLPSEYGGWKNTHKRFCRWRDKRIWEALLEIFVKEPDMEWLMIDASHSKVHPHASGAKGGNQDMSRTKGGFNTKIHLAVDSHGMPLKVIITKGSEADCKQAVNLIEEMKAEYLLADRGYDANYIIDHAQELGMRVVIPPKKNRITQRKYNKDLYKIRHIVENTFLHLKRWRGIATRYAKNSASFLAAIQIRCLSLWLKIS, encoded by the exons ATGGATTTAGGGCTACATAGGCATGATATAACAGATAATATGTGGGATTTGATAAAGGATCATTTGCCAGGAAGGGAGGGTACGTGGGGAGGTTTGGCACATAATAACAGAAGATTCATTAACGCAGTATTTTGGATATTAAGAACAGGTTCTCCCTGGAGAGATTTGCCTTCAGAATATGGAGGATGGAAAAATACACATAAAAGATTTTGCAGATGGAGAGACAAAAGGATATGGGAGGCTTTATTGGAGATATTTGTGAAAGAACCTGATATGGAATGGTTAATGATAGACGCAAGTCATAGTAAAGTGCATCCACATGCTTCAGGTGCAAAAGGCGGCAATCAAGATATGAGTCGTACAAAAGGGGGCT TCAATACAAAGATTCACCTTGCCGTGGATTCACATGGTATGCCACTCAAAGTTATTATCACAAAAGGCTCAGAAGCTGATTGCAAGCAGGCTGTTAATCTTATTGAAGAGATGAAAGCTGAGTACTTACTAGCCGACAGAGGGTACGATGCTAATTACATAATTGACCATGCCCAAGAATTGGGCATGAGAGTTGTTATTCCTCCTAAAAAGAACAGAATCACCCAGAGAAAATACAATAAAGATTTATATAAAATAAGGCATATTGTAGAAAACACCTTTCTTCATCTTAAAAGATGGAGGGGAATTGCAACCAGATATGCTAAAAATTCAGCTTCTTTCCTTGCCGCAATTCAGATTAGATGTTTATCTCTTTGGCTTAAAATCTCATGA